ATGCCTCGAGGTGGAACGCTTACAATAAGAAGCAGGTCGGAAAACGACAATATTATAGTGGAGTTTCAAGACACAGGCACAGGCATATTAGAGGAAAACCTCGAGAAGGTCTTTGACCCATTCTTTACGACAAAGGACAAAGGAACAGGTCTTGGTCTTTCGATAAGCTATGGTATCATAAAAAGGCTCGGTGGAGACATATCAGTGGAAAGCCACATGGGAAAAGGCACAAGGTTTATCATAACCATACCGGAGAGGGCATATGGAGAAAACTAAAATCCTCATCGTAGATGACGAAAAAGACATCCTGAGGGCACTTGAGTTTCTTCTTTCAGGAGAAGGATACTCTGTAACAAAGGCACTAAGCGGCGAGGAGGCAGTTGAGCAGATTAAGAAAACAGACTTTGACATCGTGCTTACTGACCTGAAGATGGAAAAGATGGATGGCATACAGGTCCTTGAGGAGGCTAAAAGGATAAACCCGGAGACTACCGTCATACTGATGACTGCATATGCCTCCGTAGAGTCGGCAGTGGATGCAATGAAAAAGGGTGCATCGGAATACATAGTAAAGCCATTTATAAACGAGGAGATTCGGCTCACCATAAAAAGGCAGCTAGAGCAGATGACACTAAAGAGAGAAAACATAGCCCTGAGACAGGAATTGAGCCAGAGAAGAGGAAGGTGCAGGGAGTTTATCTTCAGCAGTGAGTCCATGCAAAAGGTATTTGACCTCCTCGAAAAAGTCATACCTACAAAGAGCAATGTCTTACTCCTCGGTGAGTCAGGCACAGGCAAAGGCCTTATTGCAGAAATCATTCACTGCTCGAGCCAAAGAGGAGATAAGCCTTTTATAACTATCAACTGCTCTGCCATTCCAGAGAACCTTCTTGAGTCAGAGCTTTTCGGCTACAAAAAAGGAGCATTCACAGGTGCGGTCTCGGACAAGAAAGGTCTTATACAAATGGCAGACGAAGGCACCCTGTTTTTAGACGAGATAGGGGATATGCCCCTTTCTCTTCAGGCAAAACTTCTAAAAGTGCTTGACTCAGGCGAGGCCACACCACTTGGGGACACAAAGCCAAGACACTCTGACATAAGGCTTATCTCTGCAACAAACCATGATATAGAAAAACTGGCTAAGGAAGGTAGATTCAGGGAAGACCTATTCTACAGAATCAATGTCGTTGAGATAAAACTGCCTCCTCTTAGAGAAAGGAAAGAAGACATTCCGCTTCTTGCGGATATGTTCGTCAAAAGATTCGCATCGGAAAACCATAAAAACATAAAGGCAATAGAGGAGACCGTTTTAGATGTCCTGTTAGATTACCCATGGCATGGAAATGTGAGGGAGCTTGCAAATGTCATTGAAAGGGCAGTGGTCATAACAAAGGCAAACACTATTGGCATACAAGACCTGCCTGAAAAACTGACATACAAGACAAAGGAAGAGTCCTCTTTACTTCGGGAAAAAATAAATGAGTACGAAAAACAGGTAATCCTCCATGCCTACGAGACAAACAGACACAACAAGGAGGCAACTGCCTCTTCCTTAGGGATTGACCTTGCAACACTTTATAGAAAGATGAAGAAGCTAAGCATAGAGTAATAATTGGTTAGGAAACCATGGCAAGCACACTCATCATTGCCACCGACCATATGATATCCAAAGGAAGATGAATCTCTATCGTGGAATCGAAAAGCAGTGTGGACCTTGAAGGAAATTCATCGTCTTTTATCCAGAGAAGCAGTGTAACAGGCACATTGGGAAGTGGGAGAAGCTCTATGGAGGCATCAGCCATGTTTATCGCCCTTCCGCCTAATTCCATGCCTCTTTCGATAAATGCCTGCTTTTTGGTTTCATAATTTTTAGTTAGAGTTTCAAGCGGGATATGGTGAGTGCCCCTAAAAAAGTGCTGTCCTCCTTTTAGATTCTCGGGCTTTACGAGCCTCCCTGAAACAGGGATATCTTTTGAATTTATGAGATACCATAGAAAGGAATGGCTTATGAAATATCCAAGCCCATTAAGAAGTCTCTCTCCATGCCCCTCAATCGGTCTTATCTCCTCCTTCTTAGGGTTTATGGAAAACTCCATGCCAAATGATTTTAGTATGTAAAAAGACCCTGTCTTATTGTAAGAGGCACCTGCCCTTTTGCAGACATCATCGGGATTAAGCTCAGAAAGCATTCTCCATGCCTTTTCATGTCCTGTCATGGCTTATGATAACACAGGTTCTTAGAGGGGAGGAGGGAGGGGCCTCCGGGGGAAGAGGCCCCGTTTTGGGGGGAGAAACCTATAATTCCATTTGCCGATGCGTTTTTCTAAGGAAGGTCGGCACATCGAGAGGCTCTTCAAATGGCATCGAATCAACTGGCATCTCTATGGGGAAATCAGTTAGTGTTTTAGCCAGAACCCTATCTGAGCCCTTGAGATTGATATTAGGGACAGTCCATTTCCTTGCCTCTAACTCAGGCTTCTTTTTCTCGCCCTCTGAGTCAAAGCCAGCTGCAATAATAGTGACCCTTATCTCATCTCGAATGTCCGGGTCAATGACTGCACCGAATATGATATTTGCCTCCTTGTCTGCTGAGTCATATATGATGGAAGCGGCCTCCTCTGCGTCACCGAGTGTAAGGTCAAGCCCTCCAGTTACATTTATGAGGATTCTCTTAGCTCCCTCGATGGATGAGCTTTCGAGCAGGGGGTTTGAAATGGCTTTCTTTGAGGCTTCCCGTGCCCTGCCCTCGCCCTTTCCTATGCCCATGCCCATAACAGACCTGCCTCCTTTATCCATAATCGTCTTTACATCCGCAAAATCCACATTTATGAGTCCAGTGACGACTATCAGGTCTGCTATGCCCTGAACTGCATATTTGAGGACATTGTTTGCTATGGAGAAAGATTCAAGAAGGGGTGTGCCCATTTCCACAACAAGCCTTATCCTATCGTTTGGGATAACGATGAGGGTATCCACATTCTTTGCAAGCTCCTTAATACCTTCTTCTGCATTGAGCATCCTCTGTCTGCCTTCGTAGAAAAACGGCTTAGTGACAACTCCTACTACGAGGGCACCAAGCTCTCTCGCAATGCCTGCTACAACAGGAGATGCTCCTGTGCCTGTGCCGCCACCCATGCCTGCTGTAACGAAGACCATGTCTGCGCCCTCGAGTGCCTCGGCAATCTGAAGTCTGTCTTCGATTGCAGACTGCCTGCCGATTTCTGGCTTTGAGCCTGCACCCAGCCCTCTCGTCACAGAAACACCTATCTGCACCTTCTGTGTGGCAAGAGATGTCTCAAGCACCTGTGCATCGGTATTGATTGCTATCAAATCCACTGCGCTTATATTGGAGGCAATCATGTTATTGACGACATTACCTCCTCCGCCTCCAACACCCACAACCTTGATATTTGCCTTTTTGCCTCTAACATCCTCTAACTCAAACATAAACACCTCCTCCTTAAAAAATTTTACTTGTCAACACCTTTAAAGATTCTTTTATTCCAAACATATCCCAGCCCCTCCAGATGCCTGATACCCTGTGGATCAGGCTCTCATGGATAGATGTCTTTGACTCCATGTCGATGCCATAAAGCATAAGTCCAATGGCAGTGGAATACATAGGAGAGGCAACACCCGCAGAATTGGCAGAGGGCATATTTACATCTGGCGCCGCAGAGCCCCTTACAGCAAGCCCTACGATTGCCTCTGCAACCCTGTCTATACCCGGAAGAAGGGAGGTCCCGCCTGTCAACACCGAGGAGTAAAGCATATGCTCTTTAGCCTGATGCCTGCCAGTGTCATCTGAATTTAGCGCCTCTCCTATTTCGGTCTTTATTAACGAAAACAGCTCTTCGCATCTGGGCTTTATAATCTCAGCTATATATTTTCTTGGGAGGTTTTTCCTTTGCTCTCCATTCATCCCAAATATCTCCATCTCATCTCTAAAAAGCTCTACCAATGCAGTGCCATATGTCTTTTTCAGCCTTTCTGCTTCTTTCTGCGAGACCCTCAAGCCAATGGCAATATCATTCGTAATGTGGTTTCCTCCGATAGGTATAACCGATGTATGCCTCAGCCTTTTGTCTTTGTAAATCGCAATGTCCGTTGTTCCACCGCCCATGTCTATAAGGGCAACCCCTGATTGCATCTCCTCTTCTTTAAGGACAGCCATTGAAGATGCGATTGGCTCAAGCACGATATCCACAGGTCTTATGCCTGCTTTCTCACAGCACTTCATGAGGTTTTCGATTATCGGCAGGGATGTCGTAACTATGCTAACCTTTGCCTCGAGCCTCACCCCTGACATCGAAACCGGCTGAACGATTCCCTCCTGACCATCTATGATGAAATCCGAAGGCAGGATATGAAGGACCTCTCTGTCCAAAGGCACATACACAGAAGCCGCAGAATCGATAACCTTCTGCACATCCTGCCTTGTCACTTCATTACCCTTTATGCCAACTGCACCGTAACTTTCGATACACTTTATATGACTGCCTGCAATCCCCACATATGCAGTCCTGATACTCAAACCCGAAGAGGACTCTGCCTCACTGACTGCCTTCTTTATAGAGTCCACCGTGGCATTGATATCCACCACAACACCCTTTCGGATGCCTCCTGATGGAGAAAGCCCCAGTCCGATTATCTCTGTTTGTCCGGATAAGACCCTACCTGCCACTACGCAGACCTTTGTTGTGCCTATGTCAAGACCAACTATGTATTTGCCTTTCACTCGATAACCTCTTTCAAAGGCTTAACCACAACCCTGTTTGCAAACCTAAGGTCTATGTAGGCAACGGTTTCCCATCTTTTCTTAATCTCGGATTCAAGCTCAAGAAACCTCGTCAGTTTTTCGTCATACTGACCATCGCCTATCCTGACGACTGTGCCGTCAAGCTCCATCACAAGGTTGTCCTTCATAGAGTCAACACCTGTTATCTTTAACTGTTTGCCGGACATGCCGATATCTGCAACTGCCTTTATAAGGGACACTGCCTCAGAAAATGTAGATGGGTTAATGCTACCTGTGTGAGAGATGACAGGCAGAAACTGGGCAGACTCTCCCTTAAGCTTATCGAGCTTTCTCCCTTCCTCATCTATAATGAAAACCTTATCTCCTGTCTCAAGAAGTGCAAATGGCTCTGCCTCTATGATTTTTATAATCAGCCTGTGGGGATATTGTTTCCTTATCTTTACCGACTTTATCCATGGAGACCTCAAGAGTCTCCCTGCAAGCACATTGCACTCTATATGCATAAGGTCCTCATTGCCCCTGAGACCCATAAGCCCCTTCATCTCTTCTTCGGAAAGATGTTTATTGCCGTAAAAGACAACCTCTTTAATTGGGAAAAACGACTGCCTATATAAAAGAAATGTGCCTACTATCAGGATGCACGATGCAGTAAGGAGACAGGATAACCTCAGTCTCAATCTCCTTCTCTGGCTGTTACGCCTTATGCTCATCCTCATGTTACTGGAGCGTCTCATCTTTTCACCTTTGATTTCTCTATAGCAGACCTCAGAATCTCCTCAACGAGCATGGGAAACGAAAGACCCCTATGGCTTGCAATCTTTGGGAGAAGACTTGTCTCTGTCATTCCGGGGATTGTGTTTACCTCAAGG
This region of Nitrospirota bacterium genomic DNA includes:
- the ftsA gene encoding cell division protein FtsA: MKGKYIVGLDIGTTKVCVVAGRVLSGQTEIIGLGLSPSGGIRKGVVVDINATVDSIKKAVSEAESSSGLSIRTAYVGIAGSHIKCIESYGAVGIKGNEVTRQDVQKVIDSAASVYVPLDREVLHILPSDFIIDGQEGIVQPVSMSGVRLEAKVSIVTTSLPIIENLMKCCEKAGIRPVDIVLEPIASSMAVLKEEEMQSGVALIDMGGGTTDIAIYKDKRLRHTSVIPIGGNHITNDIAIGLRVSQKEAERLKKTYGTALVELFRDEMEIFGMNGEQRKNLPRKYIAEIIKPRCEELFSLIKTEIGEALNSDDTGRHQAKEHMLYSSVLTGGTSLLPGIDRVAEAIVGLAVRGSAAPDVNMPSANSAGVASPMYSTAIGLMLYGIDMESKTSIHESLIHRVSGIWRGWDMFGIKESLKVLTSKIF
- a CDS encoding sigma-54-dependent Fis family transcriptional regulator produces the protein MEKTKILIVDDEKDILRALEFLLSGEGYSVTKALSGEEAVEQIKKTDFDIVLTDLKMEKMDGIQVLEEAKRINPETTVILMTAYASVESAVDAMKKGASEYIVKPFINEEIRLTIKRQLEQMTLKRENIALRQELSQRRGRCREFIFSSESMQKVFDLLEKVIPTKSNVLLLGESGTGKGLIAEIIHCSSQRGDKPFITINCSAIPENLLESELFGYKKGAFTGAVSDKKGLIQMADEGTLFLDEIGDMPLSLQAKLLKVLDSGEATPLGDTKPRHSDIRLISATNHDIEKLAKEGRFREDLFYRINVVEIKLPPLRERKEDIPLLADMFVKRFASENHKNIKAIEETVLDVLLDYPWHGNVRELANVIERAVVITKANTIGIQDLPEKLTYKTKEESSLLREKINEYEKQVILHAYETNRHNKEATASSLGIDLATLYRKMKKLSIE
- a CDS encoding DUF3786 domain-containing protein, with the translated sequence MTGHEKAWRMLSELNPDDVCKRAGASYNKTGSFYILKSFGMEFSINPKKEEIRPIEGHGERLLNGLGYFISHSFLWYLINSKDIPVSGRLVKPENLKGGQHFFRGTHHIPLETLTKNYETKKQAFIERGMELGGRAINMADASIELLPLPNVPVTLLLWIKDDEFPSRSTLLFDSTIEIHLPLDIIWSVAMMSVLAMVS
- a CDS encoding FtsQ-type POTRA domain-containing protein, giving the protein MRRSSNMRMSIRRNSQRRRLRLRLSCLLTASCILIVGTFLLYRQSFFPIKEVVFYGNKHLSEEEMKGLMGLRGNEDLMHIECNVLAGRLLRSPWIKSVKIRKQYPHRLIIKIIEAEPFALLETGDKVFIIDEEGRKLDKLKGESAQFLPVISHTGSINPSTFSEAVSLIKAVADIGMSGKQLKITGVDSMKDNLVMELDGTVVRIGDGQYDEKLTRFLELESEIKKRWETVAYIDLRFANRVVVKPLKEVIE
- the ftsZ gene encoding cell division protein FtsZ codes for the protein MFELEDVRGKKANIKVVGVGGGGGNVVNNMIASNISAVDLIAINTDAQVLETSLATQKVQIGVSVTRGLGAGSKPEIGRQSAIEDRLQIAEALEGADMVFVTAGMGGGTGTGASPVVAGIARELGALVVGVVTKPFFYEGRQRMLNAEEGIKELAKNVDTLIVIPNDRIRLVVEMGTPLLESFSIANNVLKYAVQGIADLIVVTGLINVDFADVKTIMDKGGRSVMGMGIGKGEGRAREASKKAISNPLLESSSIEGAKRILINVTGGLDLTLGDAEEAASIIYDSADKEANIIFGAVIDPDIRDEIRVTIIAAGFDSEGEKKKPELEARKWTVPNINLKGSDRVLAKTLTDFPIEMPVDSMPFEEPLDVPTFLRKTHRQMEL